The Methanothermobacter sp. sequence TTTTTTGAGGGGTGGGGCGCTTATCCCCATTTTGCTGCAGACTTTATGGATATCATAGAATGTTGGGGGCATTCCAGCCTCCTCTTCTAGAAGTTTTAATAATTTTAGGGTTTCTTTTTTCTTGTTCAAAGTTTTCTCGGGCAGTGATCTTATCATTCCTCTGATGAAACTTTCATCTTCTAATTCCCCTATCCAAAGAGGGCCGCTAAAATCTAGTCTTCTACCACATTGGGGGCATTCTCTTGGCAAGATTGGGAGCATGCCATATTTTAGGTCCCGGAACAGGCAATTGTGGCAATGGTATATGAATCCAATATTTTTTTTGAGAGATTTATCTGTCTTAGCCGCTCCTTTGCCAATTTCCAGGTAAAGGCGCATATAATGTTGGCTACTATAAGCTAACCTGCTCTTGATATATTTTTTATATTTTGCAAGGGTTAAACTTGTGAAACCTGCTAGTATCCTTAGACCATTTTCATGGCAGTATTCTGTCTTTAAAGGCACTGCATTATATTTCCTTATACAAGGGCTCTTGTATGTGCCGCAGAGACTAGAAGTGTCTGTTGCCGTAACACATAATAAGGAGTCTTTTTTAAGGGAATAACCAGCCGAGTCTATAAAAGGGGATGGTGTGCCGAAGGGGTCTATATCAACGACATCAAACATGCCCCTATTCTTGCGGAGTAGGATGTTGGCATCCTCCATTGTTATATTAATATGAGCGTTGTTGAGTTTACTATTTTCTTTTATGAATTCCACTGCAGTTGGGTTTATGTCATTGGCCAGGACGCTTTCAACTCCTTCTATTTCGAGACGGTATCTTATACCCCTTATACCGCTACCAGCAAAGAGATCGGCTATTTTTATCTTGGATTTTTTCTCTTTTTGGAATTGTTGAATTGCCAAGACTGAGATATCCCTGTTAAGCTCCATATTAGGATTATAGAATACGGGAGCTTTTGAGGAAACCTTATGGAAACTGGGAATTTTGACTGTTACTATACCCTCATTTATTGTCATCATCATATTACCATTATAAGAAAATCTTATACTTTTAAGATAGGGTTAATAGTAAAATTAACGAGAACCATCTTGGGG is a genomic window containing:
- a CDS encoding tRNA (guanine(10)-N(2))-dimethyltransferase, whose amino-acid sequence is MMTINEGIVTVKIPSFHKVSSKAPVFYNPNMELNRDISVLAIQQFQKEKKSKIKIADLFAGSGIRGIRYRLEIEGVESVLANDINPTAVEFIKENSKLNNAHINITMEDANILLRKNRGMFDVVDIDPFGTPSPFIDSAGYSLKKDSLLCVTATDTSSLCGTYKSPCIRKYNAVPLKTEYCHENGLRILAGFTSLTLAKYKKYIKSRLAYSSQHYMRLYLEIGKGAAKTDKSLKKNIGFIYHCHNCLFRDLKYGMLPILPRECPQCGRRLDFSGPLWIGELEDESFIRGMIRSLPEKTLNKKKETLKLLKLLEEEAGMPPTFYDIHKVCSKMGISAPPLKKVMENLQEKGFKVVRSHCRATGIKTNAPIMELKKSIKEVYS